A stretch of the Vulcanisaeta souniana JCM 11219 genome encodes the following:
- the thiM gene encoding hydroxyethylthiazole kinase, which yields MTNYWDDLQTIRKRRPLIHHLMNYVVMNDAANVTLAVGASPIMAHAREEVEELAAKADALYINIGTLDDRWVESFLLAGKAASKNNVPVLLDPVGAGATGFRTETVLRILNETEVSVLKGNGGEMMALAGVAGMIKGVDALGEANLDVAEKLAREYGVTAVITGPRDYVSDGRRSAIVSNGTPMLQYITGSGCMVGSVIASFMAVNRDFLVTSVEGLVTFEVAAEKAERRSYGPASLKVNLIDELYNMKPGDYELAKVEFKG from the coding sequence ATGACTAATTATTGGGATGATCTACAGACCATTAGGAAGAGAAGGCCCTTAATTCACCACCTAATGAACTATGTGGTTATGAATGACGCAGCAAATGTAACCCTTGCCGTTGGTGCATCACCAATCATGGCACATGCTAGAGAGGAAGTTGAGGAGTTAGCTGCTAAGGCTGATGCGTTGTATATAAACATTGGTACACTTGATGATAGATGGGTAGAGTCCTTCTTATTGGCTGGTAAGGCCGCAAGTAAGAATAATGTGCCTGTTCTCTTGGACCCAGTAGGTGCCGGTGCAACTGGGTTCAGGACTGAAACAGTACTAAGGATCCTCAATGAGACTGAGGTTAGTGTGCTTAAGGGAAATGGTGGAGAAATGATGGCCCTGGCTGGAGTGGCAGGTATGATCAAGGGCGTCGATGCCCTTGGCGAGGCTAATCTTGATGTTGCTGAGAAGTTAGCTAGGGAGTATGGAGTAACTGCTGTGATTACAGGACCCAGGGATTATGTATCTGACGGTAGGAGAAGCGCAATTGTTAGTAATGGCACGCCCATGCTACAGTACATAACTGGCAGTGGTTGTATGGTTGGTTCCGTAATTGCCAGCTTCATGGCCGTGAACAGGGACTTCCTAGTCACCTCAGTGGAGGGCTTGGTCACGTTTGAGGTAGCCGCAGAAAAAGCTGAGAGGAGGTCCTATGGACCCGCTTCGTTAAAGGTAAACCTCATTGATGAATTATACAATATGAAACCCGGCGATTATGAATTAGCTAAAGTTGAATTTAAGGGGTAA
- a CDS encoding thermopsin, whose product MLVMPIGSVMAQSMLGYEIIKPQPSMFSYINPTTIGLTKYPAQSGVNDTTAGMVILLPTYYLPLSYNFSAGQFVNIYVWSNQSISIYLMNNEQYSAFSSGQSYTYIYEAGGSIIERSFYISGGGTYYIVIDNNNQGSAFVLYEITESPSPEGPNFPMGIADYGLALLQGNLLAYEYSTDMFVGEVTIYNASTAEPSYCPSLEVEPGNTWFSTQLNVVILIQTANGNTQYYWLQDVVRFNSQSDQFQVLDNIWNDTGSTSVINSALISGNGGITSSGSNVFYYDWGIEQPQSVSLPFTIYLVIKVGLNSNGYPWAAFGYSINGQTTTWYDNVTIMIPSNYASITVSPPNPLLNRYVLFNDAELVVAGPWSSECTIANTLGVELGLYFKYGDYLVPIPYMWNFGMHTAESILNASSISIGPGMAFVKNGNEEPTYIMGYFALLTIYNSINGVTNTSIVTPGTPVKIGEPEIIVFNNGTRYVLQGYVINGSEYLSAASLSIVINGSTSIDIEWVRQYMVNVTSPIPILVNGNATSNYSGWVNAGSTITINAPKYYALNNKTRLAFQYFYVINYEPYYTINYPYNLSFTIDSPMAFTATYTRQYLVNIVSAAPIYINGSAYTNYTGWVNEGSSLVLTIPRYYQLSNATRYVFNGNNTAITLTVDEPEELSINQWTRQYLINISSQYPVNINGTTTTQYTNWLDAGSIIVVRPSTVFTDGLLLQEPGLTLVVNGPMTINIKWTINWVLTAALYAVVVIIIVSIILLIRRSRRTMP is encoded by the coding sequence ATGCTTGTAATGCCAATAGGTTCGGTAATGGCTCAGTCAATGCTTGGTTATGAAATTATTAAACCGCAGCCAAGCATGTTCAGTTACATAAACCCAACCACCATAGGGCTAACGAAATACCCAGCTCAGTCTGGGGTTAATGATACAACCGCTGGTATGGTTATATTGTTACCTACTTACTATTTGCCACTTTCGTATAACTTCTCGGCTGGTCAGTTCGTGAATATATATGTCTGGTCCAACCAATCAATATCAATTTATCTGATGAATAATGAACAGTACTCAGCCTTCTCATCGGGTCAATCATACACGTACATTTATGAAGCAGGTGGAAGCATTATTGAAAGATCCTTCTATATCAGCGGTGGCGGCACCTACTACATAGTCATTGATAATAATAATCAAGGCTCGGCCTTCGTACTTTACGAAATAACGGAATCACCAAGCCCTGAAGGACCTAACTTCCCAATGGGTATTGCAGATTACGGACTAGCACTGCTCCAGGGTAATTTGCTGGCTTATGAGTATTCCACGGACATGTTCGTTGGCGAGGTGACAATATACAACGCAAGCACTGCAGAGCCTAGTTACTGCCCGTCACTTGAGGTCGAACCGGGCAATACCTGGTTTAGTACTCAGTTGAACGTGGTTATACTCATTCAAACAGCCAATGGCAATACACAGTATTATTGGTTGCAGGATGTTGTACGTTTCAATTCTCAGAGTGATCAGTTCCAGGTTCTTGATAACATATGGAATGACACGGGTAGCACCAGTGTAATTAATTCTGCATTAATAAGCGGCAATGGTGGAATAACTTCCTCAGGGAGTAACGTGTTTTATTACGATTGGGGCATTGAGCAGCCCCAGTCGGTGTCTTTGCCTTTCACAATATACCTAGTCATTAAGGTTGGGTTGAATAGTAATGGCTACCCATGGGCAGCCTTCGGATACTCAATAAACGGACAAACAACAACATGGTACGACAACGTAACCATAATGATACCATCAAACTACGCAAGCATTACAGTGTCGCCACCCAACCCACTGCTTAATAGGTATGTGCTATTTAACGACGCGGAATTGGTGGTGGCTGGTCCATGGAGTAGTGAATGCACCATTGCCAACACCCTGGGTGTTGAATTGGGTCTCTACTTTAAGTACGGTGATTACCTGGTCCCAATACCATACATGTGGAATTTCGGCATGCACACGGCCGAGTCTATACTTAATGCATCATCGATCTCCATAGGTCCAGGCATGGCGTTTGTAAAAAACGGTAATGAAGAACCAACATACATAATGGGTTACTTCGCCCTACTGACCATCTACAATAGCATTAATGGCGTGACAAACACATCAATAGTTACGCCTGGTACGCCAGTAAAAATCGGCGAGCCAGAAATTATCGTGTTTAATAATGGAACTAGGTATGTACTTCAGGGTTACGTAATCAATGGCAGTGAGTACTTAAGCGCGGCAAGCCTTAGTATAGTCATTAATGGATCAACGAGCATAGACATTGAGTGGGTCAGGCAGTACATGGTTAATGTAACAAGCCCAATACCAATACTGGTAAACGGCAACGCAACAAGCAACTACAGCGGCTGGGTAAACGCAGGCTCAACAATCACAATAAATGCGCCAAAATACTACGCGCTCAACAACAAAACAAGGCTTGCCTTCCAATACTTCTACGTAATTAACTACGAGCCGTACTACACGATTAATTACCCCTACAACTTATCATTCACAATAGACTCACCTATGGCATTCACGGCAACATACACGAGACAATACCTGGTAAACATAGTATCCGCAGCGCCCATCTACATAAATGGCTCAGCGTACACGAACTACACGGGCTGGGTTAACGAGGGATCATCATTAGTACTAACAATACCAAGGTACTACCAACTCAGTAATGCAACACGCTATGTATTCAATGGGAATAACACGGCAATAACGCTTACAGTGGATGAACCGGAGGAATTATCCATAAACCAATGGACAAGGCAATACCTAATAAACATATCAAGTCAATACCCAGTAAACATAAACGGGACGACAACTACGCAATACACCAACTGGCTAGATGCAGGTTCAATAATCGTAGTAAGGCCAAGCACGGTATTCACAGACGGCCTCCTACTTCAGGAACCCGGCCTCACGCTGGTGGTTAACGGCCCCATGACCATTAATATTAAATGGACGATAAACTGGGTACTCACGGCAGCGCTCTATGCGGTCGTAGTAATCATAATAGTCTCAATAATCCTATTGATAAGAAGATCGAGGAGGACTATGCCGTAA
- a CDS encoding class II glutamine amidotransferase, with translation MCRFAVALGRFNNAGETLVGIGNSLVQAASMDPYGKKFLSEERHEDGWGILFVNVVSSSAFHHRSVRAIFMDNPVNIIRGFLSNVNNDDAVLMMIHARAASTGTPKNIFSTHPVRAVTRDGFELYMIHNGSFHRDDIAREVGIDKDYAARFNDTYIANLALANRIKGDITKDDLAWLLKFVRTGANLGIALVEDGYVTLIVGSYYKVLDDERRETREAYYRLYQCDIPGGVLYASSTVIDFYRPGFVGNCRVLGNGEYHKYRISASGDTRLIDTWDFTA, from the coding sequence ATGTGTAGGTTTGCCGTCGCCCTTGGTAGGTTTAATAATGCCGGCGAGACCTTGGTTGGTATTGGCAATAGCCTTGTGCAGGCAGCGTCTATGGACCCATACGGCAAGAAATTCCTCAGTGAGGAGAGGCATGAGGATGGTTGGGGAATTTTGTTCGTCAATGTTGTCTCCTCATCCGCATTCCATCATAGGAGTGTGAGGGCCATATTCATGGATAACCCCGTTAATATCATTAGGGGTTTTCTAAGTAATGTGAATAATGATGATGCGGTGCTAATGATGATACACGCCAGGGCCGCGAGCACAGGTACGCCGAAAAACATATTCTCAACGCACCCTGTTAGGGCGGTGACTAGGGATGGCTTTGAGCTCTACATGATTCATAACGGTTCCTTCCATAGGGATGACATAGCCAGGGAGGTTGGTATTGACAAGGATTACGCGGCTAGGTTTAATGATACCTACATCGCTAACCTGGCCCTCGCTAATCGTATTAAGGGCGACATCACCAAAGACGATCTTGCTTGGCTACTTAAGTTCGTGAGGACCGGGGCAAATCTGGGCATTGCATTGGTTGAGGATGGTTACGTTACGCTAATTGTCGGTAGTTATTACAAGGTTCTTGATGATGAGAGGAGGGAGACTAGGGAGGCGTATTACAGGCTTTACCAGTGCGATATCCCTGGGGGTGTGCTTTACGCCTCATCAACAGTGATTGACTTCTACAGGCCGGGTTTCGTTGGTAACTGCCGCGTACTTGGCAATGGTGAGTACCATAAGTACCGCATCTCGGCTAGTGGGGATACGCGATTGATTGATACTTGGGATTTTACGGCATAG
- a CDS encoding ParA family protein: MNTAASLAIDGRKVLFIDFDPSAMATRVLLGRTFDECNLKTLMKKLTDYKKGYLKSMPTVNECLHQHVIPGNNAAFYVLPGGNLDEISSDIKNVPDWGYF; this comes from the coding sequence GTGAACACGGCGGCATCCCTAGCCATCGATGGACGCAAGGTATTATTCATCGACTTCGACCCATCGGCAATGGCAACCCGCGTATTACTAGGTAGGACATTCGACGAGTGCAACCTAAAGACCCTAATGAAAAAGCTCACTGATTATAAAAAGGGCTACTTAAAAAGTATGCCCACAGTTAACGAGTGCCTTCATCAACACGTGATTCCGGGAAATAACGCAGCCTTCTACGTATTACCTGGAGGTAACTTAGACGAAATAAGTAGTGACATAAAGAACGTGCCTGACTGGGGTTACTTCTAA
- a CDS encoding alpha/beta fold hydrolase, producing MPYVISGDGTKIYYEVIGRGEPLVLVQGFSWDLTAWHFQWELGYRFRLVLIDNRGVGLSDKPSGPYSLDSMADDAYAVVSELGFRSIHLLGFSMGGMIAQDFVLRHGDVVKSLILSSTMPHLEITPELRQFTEMAIKLYDNFNMFTGALQVAFSEGWISGNEQVFHELTRLFFNRRMPKEAYVAQLEAMGADLTPRLSEIQVPTTIIHGEADRLIPIENGRKLFNGIPNSRFVVFPDAGHAVYIERPSEYNEQVIRHIELVNSGRFSEHVKREERVTYT from the coding sequence ATGCCATATGTAATATCCGGTGATGGTACTAAGATTTACTACGAGGTAATTGGTAGGGGTGAGCCGCTGGTTTTGGTTCAGGGTTTTAGTTGGGACTTAACCGCCTGGCATTTCCAATGGGAGCTGGGTTATAGGTTTAGGCTTGTCCTCATTGATAATAGGGGTGTGGGCCTTTCCGATAAGCCCAGTGGCCCGTATTCCCTGGATTCCATGGCTGATGACGCATATGCCGTTGTTAGCGAGTTGGGGTTTAGGTCCATTCACCTGCTTGGTTTCTCTATGGGTGGTATGATTGCCCAGGACTTCGTGCTTAGACATGGCGATGTTGTCAAGTCCCTGATACTCTCCTCAACAATGCCCCACCTAGAAATAACCCCTGAGCTTAGGCAGTTCACCGAGATGGCTATTAAGCTTTATGATAACTTCAACATGTTCACCGGTGCATTACAGGTGGCCTTTAGTGAGGGTTGGATTAGTGGGAATGAGCAGGTCTTCCATGAATTAACCAGGTTATTCTTTAACAGGAGGATGCCCAAGGAGGCGTACGTGGCTCAGTTGGAGGCCATGGGTGCAGACTTAACGCCCAGACTTAGTGAAATTCAGGTGCCCACTACGATTATTCACGGGGAGGCCGATAGGCTAATACCCATTGAGAACGGGAGGAAGTTATTCAATGGAATCCCGAACTCAAGGTTTGTCGTTTTCCCGGATGCTGGCCATGCAGTGTATATCGAAAGGCCCAGTGAGTATAATGAGCAGGTTATTCGTCATATTGAGCTTGTGAATTCCGGTAGATTCAGTGAGCATGTTAAGCGTGAGGAAAGAGTGACTTATACATGA
- the twy1 gene encoding 4-demethylwyosine synthase TYW1 — MEKIEQTVRESLKYHIISEVNGRIRIRITDETKARLIKASYGIYNHSTVELCHWTKSALVKGQSCYKFKFYGAPAGGSHRCAEFSPVGMICSNRCVYCWRPTDSFDSLIPTTDLVDDPEELIQGVLRERYRLLTGYFGNPKSKERAKEALVPTHWSISLSGEPTLYPKLPQLVKYLKSLPNTKSVFIVTNGEHPEMLERLQQEGTLPTQLYLSCNAPSKELFYRINVPVMRREDAWERWLRSLELLSKLNTRTVIRITLIRSLNYDFKYVPEFAKLMLIGNPHFIEVKSYMHLGHSTFRLTRNDMLKHEEVREWAMRLLEDINRLGGDFRYMDEDEPSRIVVLQNMSRYIDRWIVKPEDQVKIR; from the coding sequence ATGGAGAAAATTGAGCAGACAGTAAGGGAGTCGCTGAAGTATCACATTATTAGTGAGGTTAATGGCAGGATTAGGATACGGATCACTGACGAGACAAAGGCAAGACTGATAAAGGCTAGTTACGGCATATACAACCATTCAACGGTCGAGCTATGCCACTGGACAAAGAGTGCCCTAGTTAAGGGACAGAGCTGCTATAAGTTTAAGTTCTATGGGGCACCGGCAGGTGGCTCCCACAGGTGTGCCGAGTTTAGCCCAGTTGGCATGATATGCAGTAATAGATGCGTATATTGCTGGAGGCCAACGGATTCCTTTGACTCTCTCATACCCACTACGGATTTGGTTGATGACCCTGAGGAGCTTATCCAGGGAGTCTTAAGGGAGAGGTATAGGTTGTTAACGGGTTATTTCGGTAATCCAAAGTCCAAGGAGAGGGCTAAGGAAGCCTTGGTACCGACGCACTGGTCGATATCCTTGTCCGGAGAGCCGACGCTTTACCCAAAACTTCCGCAATTGGTTAAGTATCTCAAGAGCCTCCCAAATACTAAATCAGTCTTCATAGTCACTAATGGCGAGCATCCTGAAATGCTCGAGAGATTACAGCAAGAAGGCACATTGCCAACGCAGTTATACCTATCGTGCAATGCGCCAAGTAAGGAATTATTCTATAGAATTAATGTGCCAGTCATGCGTAGGGAGGATGCTTGGGAGAGGTGGTTGAGGAGCCTTGAATTGCTTAGTAAGTTGAACACGAGGACCGTGATCAGGATAACCCTAATCAGGAGCCTAAACTATGACTTCAAGTACGTACCTGAATTCGCAAAACTGATGCTAATTGGAAACCCACACTTCATCGAGGTTAAGTCCTACATGCACCTAGGCCACTCAACCTTCAGATTGACAAGAAATGACATGCTCAAGCATGAGGAGGTTAGGGAGTGGGCCATGAGGCTCCTTGAGGATATTAATAGGCTTGGTGGTGATTTCAGGTACATGGATGAGGATGAGCCGAGTAGGATAGTGGTTCTTCAGAACATGAGTAGGTATATAGATAGATGGATTGTTAAGCCGGAGGATCAGGTAAAGATTAGGTGA
- the tsaA gene encoding tRNA (N6-threonylcarbamoyladenosine(37)-N6)-methyltransferase TrmO, translating into MDIKEVISTIKKNGLLSALIIELLRDNDAYNELSRYFVVSNGGLFLRPIGIVRHGLSDDAVRASSTGVDGVIEVFEEFVDGLRNIDGFSHIILISLFNKVTREQRNVLMIKPRRLVKFGISLDELPEVGVFASDSPHRPNPIGLSIVRLVGRDGRFLRVSGLDLFDGTPILDIKPYTPDRSVSISELTTPTWYFALWRRIGGGII; encoded by the coding sequence GTGGATATTAAGGAGGTCATAAGCACAATTAAGAAGAATGGATTGTTAAGTGCCCTAATAATTGAATTACTTAGGGATAATGACGCCTATAATGAATTATCCAGGTACTTCGTGGTGAGTAATGGAGGGTTATTCTTGAGACCAATTGGTATTGTTAGACATGGACTCAGTGATGATGCGGTGAGGGCGTCTAGTACGGGTGTTGATGGTGTTATTGAGGTTTTTGAGGAGTTTGTTGATGGTTTGAGGAACATTGACGGCTTCTCACACATAATACTGATCTCACTATTTAATAAAGTCACCAGGGAGCAGCGGAACGTCCTCATGATTAAGCCCAGGAGACTTGTGAAGTTTGGGATAAGCCTCGATGAATTACCCGAGGTTGGCGTATTCGCGTCCGACTCGCCACACAGGCCAAACCCCATTGGCCTTAGTATTGTTAGGCTTGTTGGTAGGGATGGCAGGTTCCTCAGGGTTTCTGGGCTTGACCTGTTTGATGGTACGCCGATACTGGACATTAAGCCATACACGCCCGATAGGTCCGTTAGCATTAGCGAATTAACCACGCCGACCTGGTACTTCGCGCTTTGGAGAAGGATTGGTGGTGGCATTATTTAG
- a CDS encoding class I SAM-dependent methyltransferase has product MVSNYGYFEQFDERFARMYRFFDVLLIWSYRLTANILNRLVKPPAKILEVGPGTGRLANILSNRGYHVVGVDVSLPMLRQARRFWRPDFVNAGSWAIPTKPGRFDAAVAMFTLHHWGDHASSIRNVYDSLRSDSVFIVAEANADRIGTLGSHSCSERCLVNVLTPYFNVNFIRSFPLIIAIGKKLK; this is encoded by the coding sequence ATGGTTAGTAATTACGGCTATTTTGAGCAATTCGATGAAAGGTTTGCGAGGATGTATAGGTTCTTCGACGTATTGCTAATATGGAGTTATAGGCTGACGGCAAATATCCTTAATAGGCTTGTGAAGCCGCCAGCGAAGATACTTGAGGTGGGACCTGGCACAGGGAGACTAGCCAATATATTGAGTAATCGTGGTTACCACGTGGTTGGCGTTGATGTAAGTCTACCAATGCTTAGGCAGGCCAGGAGGTTTTGGAGACCTGATTTTGTAAATGCGGGGAGTTGGGCAATACCAACTAAGCCGGGTAGGTTTGACGCTGCCGTAGCCATGTTCACACTACATCACTGGGGTGACCATGCATCATCTATTAGGAATGTCTATGACTCATTAAGGTCTGACTCCGTGTTCATTGTCGCTGAGGCCAATGCAGATAGAATTGGGACATTGGGAAGCCATTCATGCAGTGAAAGATGCTTGGTGAATGTATTGACTCCCTACTTTAACGTTAATTTCATTAGATCGTTTCCACTAATAATAGCCATTGGTAAGAAGTTAAAGTAA
- a CDS encoding HEPN domain-containing protein — MSGLYVSKLKRRALNALRIAEGTDDFDLAMFLIEQAIQLYIKAVYFELLGSKVRGHGIRELIGVLTKGLGSQGFSELVRELRDFVVYNRDILIMLEEAYTEGRYGEISYDIDDISKALNVAKELIRLLDRVVSNVKLG, encoded by the coding sequence ATGAGCGGCTTATATGTTAGTAAATTAAAGAGAAGAGCCTTGAACGCACTTCGCATTGCCGAGGGTACTGATGATTTTGATTTAGCCATGTTCCTCATAGAACAAGCAATTCAACTTTACATAAAGGCTGTTTATTTTGAGTTGTTAGGGTCTAAGGTTAGGGGTCATGGCATTAGGGAATTGATCGGCGTGTTAACTAAGGGACTTGGGTCCCAGGGCTTTAGTGAATTAGTGCGTGAGTTGAGGGATTTTGTGGTTTATAATAGGGATATACTGATAATGCTTGAGGAGGCGTACACCGAGGGTAGGTATGGTGAAATTAGCTATGACATTGATGATATATCTAAAGCACTTAATGTGGCTAAGGAATTAATAAGATTGTTAGATAGGGTTGTTAGTAATGTCAAGTTGGGTTAG
- a CDS encoding nucleotidyltransferase domain-containing protein, which translates to MSSWVRYHFEHLRRWREYAVAVMRAARDLIPGVRVFVIGGVAEGRTTVLSDIDILIIIPGGVTVNKGRLYRDILIRAMDVYGLPWDAPVELHIVNDDEGRYYFESSSRVIEIDDGSR; encoded by the coding sequence ATGTCAAGTTGGGTTAGGTACCACTTCGAGCACTTAAGGAGGTGGAGAGAGTATGCAGTGGCGGTTATGAGGGCTGCCAGGGACTTAATACCGGGTGTTAGGGTTTTTGTCATTGGTGGGGTCGCCGAGGGTAGGACTACGGTCCTTAGTGACATAGACATACTAATAATCATACCAGGAGGAGTCACCGTGAATAAGGGGAGGCTTTATAGGGACATTCTCATTAGGGCTATGGATGTCTACGGCCTTCCCTGGGATGCACCCGTAGAACTACACATTGTTAACGATGATGAGGGCAGGTATTATTTTGAGTCATCAAGTAGGGTTATTGAGATTGATGATGGCTCTAGGTAA
- a CDS encoding thioredoxin domain-containing protein translates to MDFDERIRCLTQSQSPYVLETLNSPVKWWGWCAKAFERAVNEDKPLLIDIGAGWCHWCHVMDETTYKDLEVVQLINDYFIPIKVDRDERPDIDRRYQEAALLIAGQGGWPLTAFATPKGEVIYAGTYFPPRDDMGLPGMVRVLRAVLDAYRSKRDQIGELVREINNAITSSYVSITIEDLDTGVVDEVVTKIMDMYDHEHGGFGMAPKFPQVTYHALLLYRGFYTGNAIINIVRETLIGMGRGGIYDQLGGGFHRYSVDSDWLMPHFEKLLIDNAELLMNYSEAYAVTMDNELREIGAGIINYVNGTLANPDGGYYASQDADADFRDEGGYYKWSVDELRGLLSNDEFNVIYWYFGVFRFQGNEKVVLHRALGIEEVANKLGISIDMTRSLLNSAISKMINARSQRKNPRIDTTIYAGWSSAMSIAYTMASDYMGINDVIEHSLKTVDFIMNNMYRNDGLRRAFRCNTLSLPGLLEDYSYTLLAALVAYSHTGNRKYLEFAIKLGNDIVDKFRAPDSGFYDTDMPDEPMTLRIKPIADTPNWSPNSLALIALMNLYRVTGIDKFSKEVNNGIRALYSLAMRYGTATSSYFIALDWYLRDPPKVVIVGDANDDFMRLLKTALRTFRPGKLVIPIISDSVDDLLMDNSIRAMVNEYRRKGSPLAYVCAYSACTTPIVNEETLRNVLTDFMRDRYA, encoded by the coding sequence ATGGACTTTGATGAGAGAATACGATGTCTTACGCAATCGCAATCGCCCTATGTACTCGAGACCCTGAACAGTCCGGTGAAGTGGTGGGGTTGGTGCGCTAAGGCCTTTGAGAGGGCCGTTAATGAGGATAAGCCATTACTAATCGATATTGGTGCTGGGTGGTGCCACTGGTGCCATGTTATGGATGAGACCACATACAAGGACCTAGAGGTTGTCCAATTAATAAATGATTACTTCATACCGATTAAGGTGGATAGGGATGAGAGACCTGACATTGATAGGAGGTACCAGGAGGCTGCATTATTAATTGCTGGGCAGGGTGGGTGGCCATTGACAGCCTTCGCAACGCCTAAGGGCGAGGTTATCTACGCCGGTACCTACTTCCCGCCCAGGGACGACATGGGCTTACCTGGTATGGTTAGGGTATTAAGGGCTGTACTTGACGCTTATAGGAGTAAGAGGGATCAGATAGGTGAATTGGTTAGGGAGATTAACAATGCAATAACAAGCTCCTATGTCTCCATTACCATTGAGGATTTAGACACTGGTGTTGTGGATGAGGTAGTGACTAAGATCATGGATATGTATGATCATGAACATGGTGGTTTTGGAATGGCGCCTAAGTTTCCCCAGGTCACGTACCACGCATTATTACTCTATAGGGGCTTTTACACGGGTAATGCCATAATCAACATTGTACGTGAAACGTTAATAGGGATGGGGAGGGGCGGTATTTATGATCAGCTGGGTGGTGGTTTCCATAGGTATTCCGTGGATAGTGATTGGTTAATGCCACACTTTGAGAAGCTGCTTATTGATAATGCTGAGCTTCTAATGAATTATTCCGAGGCATACGCCGTTACCATGGATAATGAGTTACGAGAAATTGGGGCGGGCATTATTAATTATGTTAATGGTACGTTGGCAAACCCCGACGGTGGTTACTACGCCAGTCAGGATGCCGATGCTGACTTTAGGGATGAGGGTGGTTACTATAAATGGAGTGTTGATGAGTTGAGGGGGTTGTTATCGAATGATGAGTTCAATGTTATTTATTGGTACTTCGGCGTATTTAGGTTTCAGGGTAATGAGAAAGTCGTTTTACACAGAGCATTAGGTATTGAGGAGGTCGCTAATAAGTTGGGTATTAGCATTGATATGACTAGGTCGTTGCTTAACTCCGCAATAAGTAAGATGATTAATGCAAGGAGCCAAAGAAAGAACCCTCGAATAGACACCACAATATACGCCGGCTGGTCTTCGGCCATGTCCATCGCGTATACAATGGCTAGTGATTATATGGGTATTAATGACGTAATTGAACATTCGTTAAAGACTGTCGACTTTATTATGAATAACATGTATAGAAATGATGGATTACGTAGGGCATTCAGATGCAACACTCTTTCACTACCAGGTTTACTGGAGGATTATTCCTACACGCTTCTAGCCGCGTTGGTGGCGTATAGTCATACGGGTAATAGGAAGTACCTGGAGTTCGCGATTAAGCTCGGTAATGACATAGTTGATAAGTTTAGGGCGCCAGATAGTGGTTTCTACGATACGGACATGCCCGATGAGCCAATGACGCTAAGGATAAAGCCCATTGCAGACACGCCGAATTGGAGCCCAAACTCCCTGGCGTTGATTGCTTTAATGAACCTATATAGGGTGACTGGCATTGACAAGTTCAGCAAGGAGGTTAATAACGGAATAAGGGCGTTATACTCCCTGGCAATGAGGTACGGTACTGCGACATCATCATACTTCATAGCCCTTGATTGGTACTTGAGGGATCCGCCTAAGGTGGTAATTGTTGGTGATGCCAATGACGATTTCATGAGGCTTTTAAAGACAGCATTAAGGACCTTTAGGCCAGGTAAGTTGGTGATCCCAATTATTAGTGATAGCGTCGACGACTTATTAATGGATAACTCAATAAGGGCTATGGTAAATGAATACAGGAGAAAAGGGAGCCCGTTGGCGTATGTCTGTGCATATTCCGCATGCACCACACCCATAGTTAATGAGGAGACTTTACGTAACGTACTTACTGATTTTATGCGTGATAGGTATGCATAA